Proteins from one Mercurialis annua linkage group LG7, ddMerAnnu1.2, whole genome shotgun sequence genomic window:
- the LOC126654761 gene encoding uncharacterized protein LOC126654761 codes for MARYLLYHQVNGRCSKFNLVLILPLAFEAWAKKINPGSRKNSPGRRLSVQLQVTKHGPVVIDNGIIQVTFSNPGGDVIGIKYKGIDNVLEIQNEENNRGYWDVVWNKPGNSDIFDKIQATEFRIIMNDKNQVELSFSKKWNPKMDRSVVPLNVDKRYILRGGCSGLYMYTVLERLEGWPDIDVDQIRVVFKLQKKKFHYMAVSDYRQRIMPMPEDRATGQPLAYPEAVLLTRPQDPELRGEVDDKYQYSCEDEDNKVHGWISSGPPVGFWMISPTNEFRVGGPVKQDLTSHVGPTVLNMFTSNHYTGKDLDTEYRNGEPWKKVLGPVFVYLNSIARYNSSALWEDAKSQMMKEVKSWPYKFVKSDDFPSSVQRGSVQGQLTVSDRFINERLMSASSAYIGLAAPGDAGSWQTEAKGYQFWSRADRNGKFSITNVRPGNYSLYAWVPGIIGDYKYEFDISIVPGSKIKLGVLRYDPPRNGPTLWEIGVPDRSASEFYVPDAYPTLMNKLYTHHPTDKFRQYGLWARYADLYPNKDLEFTVGVSNYVQDWFFAHVNREIGNKTYGATTWQIIFQIENVNQTGTYTLQLALASATVSEIQVRFNDPNADEPLFTTGLIGNDNAIARHGIHGLYWFYSINVGSDQLLDGKNIIYLTQTRTASPFHGVMYDYIRLEGPKQTL; via the exons ATGGCTAGGTATTTGCTTTATCATCAAGTGAATGGGCGgtgttcaaaatttaatttagttctAATTCTGCCTCTGGCCTTCGAGGCATG GGCAAA AAAAATCAATCCAGGAAGCCGTAAAAATAGTCCAGGTCGTCGTCTTAGCGTGCAGCTACAAGTAACAAAACATGGACCA GTGGTAATTGACAATGGAATAATCCAAGTAACATTCTCAAATCCAGGTGGTGATGTCATTGGAATTAAATACAAAGGAATTGATAACGTActtgaaattcaaaatgaagaaaataatcgagg ATACTGGGACGTGGTATGGAACAAACCAGGAAATAGTGACATCTTTGACAA AATACAGGCGACAGAATTCAGAATTATTATGAATGATAAAAACCAAGTAGAGCTTTCTTTCTCCAAAAAATGGAACCCGAAAATGGACCGATCCGTAGTTCCGTTAAATGTCGACAAAAG GTATATATTACGAGGAGGATGTTCAGGGCTTTACATGTACACTGTATTGGAACGGTTAGAAGGATGGCCTGATATTGATGTTGATCAAATTAGAGTTGTTTTCAAGCTCCAAAAAAAGAA GTTTCATTACATGGCAGTATCAGATTATCGGCAAAGGATAATGCCGATGCCGGAAGATCGAGCCACCGGTCAGCCACTGGCTTATCCAGAAGCTGTTCTTTTGACCCGTCCACAAGATCCGGAGCTTAGAGGAGAG GTTGATGACAAATATCAGTATTCTTGTGAGGATGAAGACAACAAGGTTCACGGTTGGATTTCTAGTGGCCCACCCGTTGGCTTTTGGATGATTTCTCCCACTAATGAATTTCGCGTTGGTGGGCCCGTCAAGCAAGATCTTACCTCCCATGTTGGTCCCACCGTCCTCAAT ATGTTTACCAGTAATCACTATACTGGGAAGGACTTAGATACAGAGTATAGAAATGGAGAGCCATGGAAAAAAGTTCTAGGACCTGTTTTTGTCTATCTAAATTCCATTGCTCGTTATAATTCTTCAGCACTTTGGGAAGATGCTAAATCTCAG ATGATGAAAGAAGTCAAAAGCTGGCCATATAAATTCGTAAAATCGGATGATTTTCCTTCTTCAGTTCAAAGAGGAAGTGTTCAGGGTCAATTAACTGTGAGTGACAGATTCATCAACGAGAGGTTAATGTCTGCTAGTTCTGCGTACATTGGCTTAGCTGCTCCAGGAGATGCAGGCTCGTGGCAAACCGAAGCGAAG GGTTATCAATTTTGGAGTCGAGCTGACAGGAATGGCAAATTTAGCATAACAAATGTTCGTCCTGGTAACTATAGTTTGTACGCATGGGTCCCTGGAATTATTGGAGATTACAAGTATGAATTTGACATCAGTATTGTTCCAG GATCTAAGATCAAATTAGGGGTCCTTAGATATGATCCTCCACGGAACGGTCCAACTCTATGGGAAATCGGCGTCCCTGATCGTTCTGCTTCTGAGTTCTATGTGCCAGATGCATATCCAACTCTCATGAACAAATTATACACACATCATCCTACCGACAA ATTTAGGCAGTATGGATTATGGGCAAGATATGCTGATTTATACCCTAATAAAGATCTAGAATTTACCGTTGGTGTTAGTAATTATGTTCAAGATTGGTTTTTTGCCCATGTTAACAG AGAAATAGGAAATAAGACATATGGTGCAACCACGTGGCAAATCATATTCCAAATCGAAAATGTAAACCAAACTGGAACTTACACTCTTCAGCTGGCCCTGGCTTCAGCTACTGTGTCTGAAATCCAG GTGCGGTTCAACGATCCAAATGCAGATGAACCTCTATTTACGACGGGTCTAATAGGGAACGACAATGCAATTGCAAGGCATGGAATTCATGGATTATACTGGTTTTATAGTATTAATGTAGGGAGCGATCAGCTTCTCGatggaaaaaatataatttatttaacgcAAACAAGAACTGCTAGCCCCTTTCATGGGGTAATGTATGATTATATTCGTTTAGAAGGACCAAAACAAACTTTATGA